In Ruminiclostridium papyrosolvens DSM 2782, the following proteins share a genomic window:
- a CDS encoding carbohydrate kinase family protein encodes MGKNDIYLYGMTLASTMNLLVGGYPEADTYSEIKESYVLPGGETGSCAVVLSSLGCTVKLDGNYQGPKTQKVLDEYLVRKFGIDMSGVYFDETFDGVQDMVLIGTNTRTCFGRFGAYFSNDIKRWNKPNRKDIESCEVVGLDPFFMDESEQVADYCHELGKKYVTIDCKYDTVIHKYSEVNILSNEFIKGNYPEKDIDELFKEYTANTEGLVIFTFGSREIMFGRRNQPIKRMKPYKVKVQSTLGAGDTFKAGAIYGVLKNMSDEKIVQFAAATAATVCSRFPLALYPPDLETINKLINN; translated from the coding sequence ATGGGAAAAAATGATATTTACCTTTACGGCATGACTTTAGCTTCAACCATGAATTTGTTGGTAGGAGGGTACCCGGAAGCTGATACTTATTCCGAAATAAAGGAAAGCTATGTACTTCCGGGAGGGGAAACCGGAAGCTGTGCAGTAGTACTGTCTTCACTGGGCTGTACAGTAAAGCTTGACGGAAACTATCAGGGACCAAAAACTCAGAAAGTTCTGGATGAATACCTTGTGAGGAAATTCGGAATTGATATGTCGGGTGTATATTTCGACGAGACTTTTGACGGAGTTCAGGACATGGTGTTAATAGGGACAAATACCAGAACCTGCTTCGGTAGATTTGGTGCGTATTTCAGTAATGATATAAAAAGATGGAACAAGCCTAATCGTAAGGACATTGAAAGCTGCGAGGTTGTGGGCTTGGACCCATTTTTTATGGATGAGTCCGAACAGGTTGCAGACTACTGCCATGAATTAGGAAAGAAGTATGTTACCATTGACTGTAAGTACGATACAGTGATTCATAAATATTCGGAAGTTAATATTTTATCAAATGAGTTTATAAAGGGTAATTATCCTGAGAAGGATATAGATGAACTCTTTAAAGAGTATACGGCAAACACAGAGGGGCTGGTAATATTTACTTTTGGTTCCCGGGAAATTATGTTCGGACGAAGAAATCAACCCATAAAAAGAATGAAACCATATAAGGTTAAAGTTCAGAGTACTTTGGGTGCTGGAGACACTTTCAAGGCCGGAGCAATATATGGAGTGCTAAAAAATATGAGTGACGAAAAAATAGTACAATTCGCCGCAGCAACGGCGGCGACTGTGTGCAGCAGATTCCCTCTGGCATTGTATCCCCCTGATTTGGAAACAATAAATAAGCTGATTAATAATTAA
- a CDS encoding metal ABC transporter substrate-binding protein yields the protein MKKGKLLRTLLITLSFSFILAGCSNGTANTTEKTQTTIVTSFYPMYIFTQNLVKDIPGVKVENMTEPQQGCLHDYQMVPADLKTLERADIFVINGAGMEAFMDKVIKQRPALKIIEASKDMKLLKDANGEDNAHVWVGISDAIQEVKNISEGLAKSDTKNAEAYRKNASDYVKQLEAQREKMHKELDGFKNKNVITFHEAFPYFAKEFGLNIVSVVEREPGTEPSAGELAALIDKIKSSKVKILFAEPQYSAKAAESIAKQTGAKVYLLDPVVTGEKNAPADSYIKTMDENLKVLVKAFKENQ from the coding sequence TTGAAAAAAGGTAAACTTTTAAGGACACTGTTAATAACGTTGTCGTTCTCATTTATATTAGCAGGCTGTTCCAATGGAACAGCAAATACCACAGAAAAAACACAAACTACAATAGTGACTTCATTCTATCCCATGTATATTTTTACTCAGAACCTTGTAAAGGATATACCCGGTGTAAAGGTTGAAAACATGACTGAACCACAGCAAGGCTGTCTTCATGATTACCAGATGGTTCCTGCTGATTTAAAAACCCTTGAGAGAGCAGACATATTTGTAATTAACGGGGCAGGGATGGAAGCTTTTATGGACAAAGTAATCAAGCAGAGGCCTGCCCTCAAAATAATAGAAGCCTCAAAAGACATGAAGCTGCTAAAAGATGCCAACGGAGAAGATAATGCTCATGTCTGGGTTGGTATTTCGGATGCGATACAAGAAGTCAAAAATATTTCTGAAGGACTTGCAAAGTCAGATACAAAAAATGCTGAAGCCTACAGGAAAAATGCTTCTGATTATGTAAAGCAGCTTGAGGCTCAGAGAGAAAAAATGCACAAAGAATTGGATGGGTTTAAAAACAAGAATGTAATCACCTTCCATGAGGCTTTTCCCTATTTCGCAAAGGAATTCGGGTTGAATATAGTGTCTGTGGTAGAACGTGAACCCGGTACGGAGCCAAGTGCCGGAGAGCTGGCAGCACTGATTGACAAGATAAAAAGTTCAAAGGTAAAAATACTCTTTGCAGAGCCTCAGTATTCTGCAAAAGCAGCGGAATCAATCGCAAAACAAACAGGAGCAAAAGTCTATCTTCTTGACCCTGTTGTAACAGGAGAGAAAAATGCACCTGCAGACAGCTATATCAAGACTATGGATGAGAATCTGAAGGTTTTGGTTAAGGCTTTTAAGGAGAATCAGTAA